The following coding sequences are from one Kwoniella dendrophila CBS 6074 chromosome 8, complete sequence window:
- a CDS encoding cyclin-dependent kinase regulatory subunit: MAPGKQPTMEELAERIIYSDRYSDDRFEYRHVILPKAMLKYIPKSYFSPDDSGLLRILEENEWRGIGITQSLGWEHFEVHAPEPHILLFRRPLPTKR, encoded by the exons ATGGCACCGGGGAAACAGCCTACGATGGAGGAATTAGCAGAGAG GATTATCTACTCAGATCGAT aTTCAGATGACAGATTCGAATATAGACATGTGATACTTCCAAAAGCGATGTTAAAATATATTCCAAAAAG CTATTTCTCACCAGATGATTCGGGATTACTTCGAATACTTGAAGAAAATGAGTGGAGAGGAATAGGGATTACACAATCGTTGGGTTGGGAACATTTCGAAGTGCATG CTCCAGAACCACATATAT TACTTTTCAGACGACCTCTT cctACTAAACGATAA